One Ficedula albicollis isolate OC2 chromosome Z, FicAlb1.5, whole genome shotgun sequence DNA window includes the following coding sequences:
- the LOC101812865 gene encoding uncharacterized family 31 glucosidase KIAA1161-like isoform X1, with protein MDTRITHRSGKHGNFPKGDAKERHLTEDVTPVKQKPSKELRPMLGAILLGLILFIAAVVAWCYYTVSLRKAERLKTELMDLRADGFVIRNQHGEVVFRLAFRSGSLDLESCSKEGEILSCSRSSRGPLNFFIQTVKPKDTVMCYRVRWEELAAGPAVEHTMFWEDAHWYGGSEMSTQHWPIRLAGYQEPVPYVTSDVYSFRDSFGGILERYWLSSKAAAIKINDSVPFHLGFNATERALFFQARYKDSPYKPPPGQQPFPELSYRVCVGSDVTSIHKYMVRRYFNKPSKIPAENAFRYPIWSTWALYKNDIDQDKLLRFAEKIKKYHFNCSHIEIDDMYTQAYGDFDFDPVKFPNVTEMFAKLREDGFKVTLWIHPFVNYNSSNFGVGIERQLFIKEPSGRLPAMVEWWNGIGAILDFTNPAARDWFQSHLRQLQHKYGISSFKFDAGETSYLPKQFSTFRPLSDPSIWSRRYTEMAIPFYELAEVRVGYQSQNISCFFRIIDRDSVWGYELGLKSLIPTVLTISMLGYPFISADMIGGNFFPNKTNGAVEIPDRELYVRWLELSAFMPSMQFSIPPWLYDKEVVEIAQKFMELHESLVAPLLLELAGEVTDTGDPIIRPIWWISPRDEATHRIDSQFLIGDTLMVAPVLEMGKQERDVYLPAGKWRSYKGELFEKTPVLLTDYPVDLDEVAYFLWVS; from the exons atggatACACGGATTACCCACCGCTCAGGGAAACATGGAAACTTTCCAAAGGGGGATGCCAAAGAAAGGCACTTGACTGAAGATGTCACACCGGTGAAGCAGAAGCCCTCCAAGGAGCTGAGGCCCATGCTGGGCGCCATCTTGCTGGGCCTCATCCTGTTCATTGCTGCCGTGGTGGCCTGGTGCTACTACACGGTGTCCCTGAGGAAGGCGGAGCGGCTCAAGACGGAGCTGATGGACCTGCGGGCGGACGGCTTCGTCATCCGCAACCAGCACGGGGAGGTGGTGTTCCGGCTGGCCTTCCGCTCGGGCAGCCTGGACCTGGAGTCGTGCTCCAAGGAGGGCGAGATCCTGAGCTGCTCGCGCTCCAGCCGGGGGCCGCTCAACTTCTTCATCCAGACGGTGAAGCCCAAGGACACGGTGATGTGCTACCGCGTGCGCTGGGAGGAGCTGGCGGCCGGCCCGGCCGTGGAGCACACCATGTTCTGGGAGGACGCCCACTGGTACGGGGGCTCGGAGATGAGCACCCAGCACTGGCCCATCCGCCTGGCCGGCTACCAGGAGCCCGTGCCCTACGTGACCAGCGACGTCTACTCCTTCCGCGACAGCTTTGGCGGCATCCTCGAGCGCTACTGGCTCTCCTCCAAGGCGGCGGCCATCAAGATCAACGACTCCGTGCCCTTCCACCTGGGCTTCAACGCCACCGAGCGCGCCCTCTTCTTCCAGGCGCGCTACAAGGACTCGCCCTACAAGCCCCCGCCGGgccagcagcccttccccgaGCTCAGCTACCGCGTCTGCGTGGGCTCCGACGTCACCTCCATCCACAAGTACATGGTGCGCAGGTACTTCAACAAGCCCTCCAAGATCCCTGCTGAGAACGCCTTCCGATACCCCATATGGTCCACGTGGGCCCTCTACAAGAATGATATTGACCAGGATAAACTCTTGCGGTTTGCTGAAAAGATCAAGAAATACCATTTTAACTGCAGCCACATTGAGATAGATGACATGTACACCCAAGCCTACGGGGACTTTGACTTTGACCCTGTCAAGTTCCCCAACGTAACAGAGATGTTTGCAAAGTTGAGGGAAGATGGATTTAAGGTCACTCTGTGGATTCATCCTTTCGTAAACTACAATTCCTCCAATTTTGGCGTGGGGATTGAGCGTCAGCTGTTCATCAAGGAGCCCTCGGGGCGTCTGCCAGCCATGGTGGAGTGGTGGAACGGCATCGGGGCCATCCTGGACTTCACCAACCCAGCAGCCCGCGACTGGTTCCAGAGCCACCTGCGCCAGCTCCAGCACAAGTACGGCATCTCGTCCTTCAAGTTTGACGCGGGCGAGACCAGCTACCTGCCCAAGCAGTTCAGCACCTTCCGCCCACTGTCGGACCCCAGCATCTGGTCCCGGCGCTACACGGAGATGGCCATCCCCTTCTACGAGCTGGCCGAGGTGCGGGTGGGCTACCAGTCACAGAACATCTCCTGCTTCTTCCGCATCATTGACCGCGACTCCGTCTGGGGCTACGAGCTCGGCCTCAAGTCCCTCATCCCCACCGTCCTCACCATCAGCATGCTGGGGTACCCCTTCATATCTGCTGACATGATAGGGggcaattttttccccaataaaaCCAATGGAGCAGTGGAGATCCCCGACCGGGAGCTGTACGT GCGCTGGCTGGAGCTGTCTGCCTTCATGCCCTCCATGCAGTTCTCCATCCCGCCCTGGCTCTACGACAAGGAGGTGGTGGAGATTGCGCAGAAGTTCATGGAGCTCCACGAGTCGCTGGTGGCCccgctgctgctggagctggccgGGGAGGTCACCGACACGGGCGACCCCATCATCCGTCCCATCTGGTGGATCTCGCCCCGCGACGAGGCCACTCACCGGATCGACTCCCAGTTCCTCATTGGGGACACCCTCATGgtggctcctgtgctggagaTGGGCAAGCAGGAGCGGGATGTCTACCTGCCAGCGGGCAAGTGGCGCAGCTACAAGGGGGAGCTGTTTGAGAAGaccccagtgctgctcaccGACTATCCCGTTGACCTGGACGAAGTTGCCTATTTCCTCTGGGTTTCCTAA
- the LOC101812865 gene encoding uncharacterized family 31 glucosidase KIAA1161-like isoform X2 translates to MDTRITHRSGKHGNFPKGDAKERHLTEDVTPVKQKPSKELRPMLGAILLGLILFIAAVVAWCYYTVSLRKAERLKTELMDLRADGFVIRNQHGEVVFRLAFRSGSLDLESCSKEGEILSCSRSSRGPLNFFIQTVKPKDTVMCYRVRWEELAAGPAVEHTMFWEDAHWYGGSEMSTQHWPIRLAGYQEPVPYVTSDVYSFRDSFGGILERYWLSSKAAAIKINDSVPFHLGFNATERALFFQARYKDSPYKPPPGQQPFPELSYRVCVGSDVTSIHKYMVRRYFNKPSKIPAENAFRYPIWSTWALYKNDIDQDKLLRFAEKIKKYHFNCSHIEIDDMYTQAYGDFDFDPVKFPNVTEMFAKLREDGFKVTLWIHPFVNYNSSNFGVGIERQLFIKEPSGRLPAMVEWWNGIGAILDFTNPAARDWFQSHLRQLQHKYGISSFKFDAGETSYLPKQFSTFRPLSDPSIWSRRYTEMAIPFYELAEVRVGYQSQNISCFFRIIDRDSVWGYELGLKSLIPTVLTISMLGYPFISADMIGGNFFPNKTNGAVEIPDRELYVRWLELSAFMPSMQFSIPPWLYDKEVVEIAQKFMELHESLVAPLLLELAGEVTDTGDPIIRPIWWISPRDEATHRIDSQFLIGDTLMVAPVLEMGKQERDVYLPAGKWRSYKGELFEKTPVLLTDYPVDLDEVAYFLWVS, encoded by the exons atggatACACGGATTACCCACCGCTCAGGGAAACATGGAAACTTTCCAAAGGGGGATGCCAAAGAAAGGCACTTGACTGAAGATGTCACACCGGTGAAGCAGAAGCCCTCCAAGGAGCTGAGGCCCATGCTGGGCGCCATCTTGCTGGGCCTCATCCTGTTCATTGCTGCCGTGGTGGCCTGGTGCTACTACACGGTGTCCCTGAGGAAGGCGGAGCGGCTCAAGACGGAGCTGATGGACCTGCGGGCGGACGGCTTCGTCATCCGCAACCAGCACGGGGAGGTGGTGTTCCGGCTGGCCTTCCGCTCGGGCAGCCTGGACCTGGAGTCGTGCTCCAAGGAGGGCGAGATCCTGAGCTGCTCGCGCTCCAGCCGGGGGCCGCTCAACTTCTTCATCCAGACGGTGAAGCCCAAGGACACGGTGATGTGCTACCGCGTGCGCTGGGAGGAGCTGGCGGCCGGCCCGGCCGTGGAGCACACCATGTTCTGGGAGGACGCCCACTGGTACGGGGGCTCGGAGATGAGCACCCAGCACTGGCCCATCCGCCTGGCCGGCTACCAGGAGCCCGTGCCCTACGTGACCAGCGACGTCTACTCCTTCCGCGACAGCTTTGGCGGCATCCTCGAGCGCTACTGGCTCTCCTCCAAGGCGGCGGCCATCAAGATCAACGACTCCGTGCCCTTCCACCTGGGCTTCAACGCCACCGAGCGCGCCCTCTTCTTCCAGGCGCGCTACAAGGACTCGCCCTACAAGCCCCCGCCGGgccagcagcccttccccgaGCTCAGCTACCGCGTCTGCGTGGGCTCCGACGTCACCTCCATCCACAAGTACATGGTGCGCAGGTACTTCAACAAGCCCTCCAAGATCCCTGCTGAGAACGCCTTCCGATACCCCATATGGTCCACGTGGGCCCTCTACAAGAATGATATTGACCAGGATAAACTCTTGCGGTTTGCTGAAAAGATCAAGAAATACCATTTTAACTGCAGCCACATTGAGATAGATGACATGTACACCCAAGCCTACGGGGACTTTGACTTTGACCCTGTCAAGTTCCCCAACGTAACAGAGATGTTTGCAAAGTTGAGGGAAGATGGATTTAAGGTCACTCTGTGGATTCATCCTTTCGTAAACTACAATTCCTCCAATTTTGGCGTGGGGATTGAGCGTCAGCTGTTCATCAAGGAGCCCTCGGGGCGTCTGCCAGCCATGGTGGAGTGGTGGAACGGCATCGGGGCCATCCTGGACTTCACCAACCCAGCAGCCCGCGACTGGTTCCAGAGCCACCTGCGCCAGCTCCAGCACAAGTACGGCATCTCGTCCTTCAAGTTTGACGCGGGCGAGACCAGCTACCTGCCCAAGCAGTTCAGCACCTTCCGCCCACTGTCGGACCCCAGCATCTGGTCCCGGCGCTACACGGAGATGGCCATCCCCTTCTACGAGCTGGCCGAGGTGCGGGTGGGCTACCAGTCACAGAACATCTCCTGCTTCTTCCGCATCATTGACCGCGACTCCGTCTGGGGCTACGAGCTCGGCCTCAAGTCCCTCATCCCCACCGTCCTCACCATCAGCATGCTGGGGTACCCCTTCATATCTGCTGACATGATAGGGggcaattttttccccaataaaaCCAATGGAGCAGTGGAG ATCCCCGACCGGGAGCTGTACGTGCGCTGGCTGGAGCTGTCTGCCTTCATGCCCTCCATGCAGTTCTCCATCCCGCCCTGGCTCTACGACAAGGAGGTGGTGGAGATTGCGCAGAAGTTCATGGAGCTCCACGAGTCGCTGGTGGCCccgctgctgctggagctggccgGGGAGGTCACCGACACGGGCGACCCCATCATCCGTCCCATCTGGTGGATCTCGCCCCGCGACGAGGCCACTCACCGGATCGACTCCCAGTTCCTCATTGGGGACACCCTCATGgtggctcctgtgctggagaTGGGCAAGCAGGAGCGGGATGTCTACCTGCCAGCGGGCAAGTGGCGCAGCTACAAGGGGGAGCTGTTTGAGAAGaccccagtgctgctcaccGACTATCCCGTTGACCTGGACGAAGTTGCCTATTTCCTCTGGGTTTCCTAA
- the LOC101812535 gene encoding uncharacterized family 31 glucosidase KIAA1161 yields MYTFLPESFTPVKQKPSKELRPMLGAILLGLILFIAAVVAWCYYTVSLRKAERLKTELMDLRADGFVIRNQHGEVVFRLAFRSGSLDLESCSKEGEILSCSRSSRGPLNFFIQTVKPKDTVMCYRVRWEELAAGPAVEHTMFWEDAHWYGGSEMSTQHWPIRLAGYQEPVPYVTSDVYSFRDSFGGILERYWLSSKAAAIKINDSVPFHLGFNATERALFFQARYKDSPYKPPPGQQPFPELSYRVCVGSDVTSIHKYMVRRYFNKPSKIPAENAFRYPIWSTWALYKNDIDQDKLLRFAEKIKKYHFNCSHIEIDDMYTQAYGDFDFDPVKFPNVTEMFAKLREDGFKVTLWIHPFVNYNSSNFGVGIERQLFIKEPSGRLPAMVEWWNGIGAILDFTNPAARDWFQSHLRQLQHKYGISSFKFDAGETSYLPKQFSTFRPLSDPSIWSRRYTEMAIPFYELAEVRVGYQSQNISCFFRIIDRDSVWGYELGLKSLIPTVLTISMLGYPFVLPDMIGGNFLPNKTEGAVEIPDRELYVRWLELSAFMPSMQFSIPPWLYDKEVVEIAQKFMELHESLVAPLLLELAGEVTDTGDPIIRPIWWISPRDEATHRIDSQFLIGDTLMVAPVLEMGKQERDVYLPAGKWRSYKGELFEKTPVLLTDYPVDLDEVAYFLWVS; encoded by the coding sequence ATGTACACCTTCCTGCCGGAGAGCTTCACACCGGTGAAGCAGAAGCCCTCCAAGGAGCTGAGGCCCATGCTGGGCGCCATCTTGCTGGGCCTCATCCTGTTCATTGCTGCCGTGGTGGCCTGGTGCTACTACACGGTGTCCCTGAGGAAGGCGGAGCGGCTCAAGACGGAGCTGATGGACCTGCGGGCGGACGGCTTCGTCATCCGCAACCAGCACGGGGAGGTGGTGTTCCGGCTGGCCTTCCGCTCGGGCAGCCTGGACCTGGAGTCGTGCTCCAAGGAGGGCGAGATCCTGAGCTGCTCGCGCTCCAGCCGGGGGCCGCTCAACTTCTTCATCCAGACGGTGAAGCCCAAGGACACGGTGATGTGCTACCGCGTGCGCTGGGAGGAGCTGGCGGCCGGCCCGGCCGTGGAGCACACCATGTTCTGGGAGGACGCCCACTGGTACGGGGGCTCGGAGATGAGCACCCAGCACTGGCCCATCCGCCTGGCCGGCTACCAGGAGCCCGTGCCCTACGTGACCAGCGACGTCTACTCCTTCCGCGACAGCTTTGGCGGCATCCTCGAGCGCTACTGGCTCTCCTCCAAGGCGGCGGCCATCAAGATCAACGACTCCGTGCCCTTCCACCTGGGCTTCAACGCCACCGAGCGCGCCCTCTTCTTCCAGGCGCGCTACAAGGACTCGCCCTACAAGCCCCCGCCGGgccagcagcccttccccgaGCTCAGCTACCGCGTCTGCGTGGGCTCCGACGTCACCTCCATCCACAAGTACATGGTGCGCAGGTACTTCAACAAGCCCTCCAAGATCCCTGCTGAGAACGCCTTCCGATACCCCATATGGTCCACGTGGGCCCTCTACAAGAATGATATTGACCAGGATAAACTCTTGCGGTTTGCTGAAAAGATCAAGAAATACCATTTTAACTGCAGCCACATTGAGATAGATGACATGTACACCCAAGCCTACGGGGACTTTGACTTTGACCCTGTCAAGTTCCCCAACGTAACAGAGATGTTTGCAAAGTTGAGGGAAGATGGATTTAAGGTCACTCTGTGGATTCATCCTTTCGTAAACTACAATTCCTCCAATTTTGGCGTGGGGATTGAGCGTCAGCTGTTCATCAAGGAACCCTCGGGGCGTCTGCCAGCCATGGTGGAGTGGTGGAACGGCATCGGGGCCATCCTGGACTTCACCAACCCAGCAGCCCGCGACTGGTTCCAGAGCCACCTGCGCCAGCTCCAGCACAAGTACGGCATCTCGTCCTTCAAGTTTGACGCGGGCGAGACCAGCTACCTGCCCAAGCAGTTCAGCACCTTCCGCCCACTGTCGGACCCCAGCATCTGGTCCCGGCGCTACACGGAGATGGCCATCCCCTTCTACGAGCTGGCCGAGGTGCGGGTGGGCTACCAGTCACAGAACATCTCCTGCTTCTTCCGCATCATTGACCGCGACTCCGTCTGGGGCTACGAGCTCGGCCTCAAGTCCCTCATCCCCACCGTCCTCACCATCAGCATGCTGGGGTACCCATTTGTACTGCCAGATATGATTGGAGGGAACTTCCTCCCCAACAAGACGGAGGGGGCAGTGGAGATCCCCGACCGGGAGCTGTACGTGCGCTGGCTGGAGCTGTCTGCCTTCATGCCCTCCATGCAGTTCTCCATCCCGCCCTGGCTCTACGACAAGGAGGTGGTGGAGATTGCGCAGAAGTTCATGGAGCTCCACGAGTCGCTGGTGGCCccgctgctgctggagctggccgGGGAGGTCACCGACACGGGCGACCCCATCATCCGTCCCATCTGGTGGATCTCGCCCCGCGACGAGGCCACTCACCGGATCGACTCCCAGTTCCTCATTGGGGACACCCTCATGgtggctcctgtgctggagaTGGGCAAGCAGGAGCGGGATGTCTACCTGCCAGCGGGCAAGTGGCGCAGCTACAAGGGGGAGCTGTTTGAGAAGaccccagtgctgctcaccGACTATCCCGTTGACCTGGACGAAGTTGCCTATTTCCTCTGGGTTTCCTAA